GACTACACAATGGACATACACGTGACGGCACGGAGGGAAGGTGCGTACGCGTCCTGGGAACCGATCTACGTCGGCACAAAGCACGAACCGGAGTACGACGAGCGGTTAAGCTGGGAAGGCAAGGCGGATAAGATGACGCAGGTTGGGTCTGTGATCTTTTATAGCTTGAAAAAGTCATATtgaatgtcttttttttctttcctattTTAGGGCTTCATTATGTGCATCCTGGGCTACGACTTTCACGTTCTGGATAATGGATTCCTTGTTCATCGGCCCGGCATTAAAACGATCGCGCAAGCGAATCGACCGCCTCAGCAAGCGAAACAGCGAGCCTTTATGCGGAAAACGATTGCACGGGAGATATCTACTCTGTATGGTGATCGCGAAGGATGCAAGATATAACCCGGAGGACGTCCTCAGTCTCCCGTATTTTTCATATTCTAGTCAATTCCTGATGGAAAACACGCCTCCGTATTTTCTGGATGATCGTGAGCTTTATTcatactgctgctgcgatCGTGAGGTGCCGATTACATTCCTTCTTAATTGTTGTTATTAATCTTATTCAGTCATCGTAgcctccatagcaacgttgcAAACTTTTCTTACCCATTTGACACATTCCACCGAGAGAATCAAGTAGTCCATTATTtaattcgaaaccctgtaagtggCTGCGTACAGACGATGTGGAGATGATTGCACGCCGCTCGGCAGTACTCCggacggtgctgctgctggtgatctTGTCCTTCGTGGTGTTCTATATACTCGGATACTACTATCAGCCTTCGGGTGGCAATCGGAACTACGCACGCAGCCAGCACCTGTTGGAGGGAGCCTCCCACGAAGCGCTGCTGCGCCGTCTCAAGTAAGTACTTCGGGCAGAGATAGGGAagggattgtgtgtgtttaagagAGGAGGGACACTGTGTGTTGATTGGTAAACAACTCCACACCATGTAGCGGTAGTTTGAATGGTATAGGAGCTGAAGTTATTTGCACGGTGAATGTTTTACCACGCTGTACCCTAATCAGACATTTGTTATCAGTTGGTAAGGGCAAAAGCGACTTGTTTTGGCAGTGTTCCAGACCCCAAAAATACACTCCACGATACAAAGTAATGTGCAGCGTCACCATGGCCAGGCGTCTTTAGTATAATTTTTTTCTCCAGTTTTTTCGAGGAAACTTTGAATGAATTGCTTTACCGGTTGTGCATTTAGAGCTGCACGGCTTTTGCAAGCTCTTATCAAACAGTGCGATAAGGGTACCCGCGAACCCTCTACCAATCTCTCCGCACAAGCCATTATTGATTGAACCAATTAGCGACACTTTAACCGTTGAGCTCATTCtctttcctctttctctctctctccattcgTAGAACAATTCTGAACTGCAACACCCCGTCGAATGGATTCCAGCTCGAGACGCATGGCGATCACTACCTTCTGCGTAACTTCTACGCCCCAGAGCGGATTGTTCACTGTTACGAAACCATAACCTACACTACGCACGCCGACTACACCTTCTTGGACAATGTGGTCCCGTTGCTGGAACGTTGGCTGGCACCGGTCAGTATCGCACTGTACGCGCCGGCAGTCGATCTTGACCGATCGGTGGTTCTGATCCAGTATCTGTTGGAGTGTCACGAACAGAGAGCGCTGGTGCGTGACTTCGTGAGCTTTCATCTTTATTTTGAGTTTGAACATCTTCCCACGCGGCCAGTATCGTACTACAGGGAGTTGCTATCCGTCCCTCTCGTGGATTGCACTAATGCGACAAACGCCTGGAATTCGTTACTCCGCAACGATAAAACCTCAATACCTACCTTCCGGGCAGCCAACAACCTAACCTACCCTGTGAACGTGGGTCGTAACATTGCGCGCAGTGCGGCCGGTACTCACTTTGTACTTGCGAGCGACATCGAACTCTACCCAAATCCCAACTTTATCTCAATGTTCTTGCGCATGATCGCGCACCCCTTCTATCAGTACACACTGCACAGCCCCTCCGTGTACGTGCTGCCAGTGTTTGAGGTCGCAGAAGACGTCCCTGTACCGGTGGATAAAGCCCATTTGCTCGAGGATCTCCAGAGCGGTGATGCGATAAAGTTTCACGAGAAGATATGCTCCAACTGCCACACGGTGCCGGGGTTCGTGGAGTGGCTAGCGGTAGTAAAGGAAGACTACACAATGGACATACACGTGACTGCATGGCGAGAAGGAGCGTACGCAACCTGGGAACCGATCTACGTCGGCACAAAGCACGAGCCAGAGTACGACGAGCGGTTAAGCTGGGAAGGCAAGGCGGATAAGATGGCACAGGTTGCGTCTTTAATCTTGATACCCCCAAGAAATCATATTTAATTCGTTTCTTTCTGTCCTTTATTAGGGCTTCATTATGTGCATCCTGGGCTACGACTTTCACGTTCTGGATAATGGTTTTCTGGTCCATCGGCCCGGCATTAAAACGATCGCGCAAGCGAACCGACCGCACCAGCAAGCGAAACAACGGACCTTTATACAAGAAACGATTGCACGGGAGATATCTACACTATATGGTGATCGCGAAGGATGCATGCTATAACCCGGAGGACTCCTTCATTCCCCATTTTTCTCGGTACTTTCCATATTCTAGTCACCTTCAGATGGAAAACCTTCCCCCGTGTATTCTCTTGGTGATCGTGAGCTTTATTcatactgctgctgcgatCGTGAGGTGTCAACTACATCcttctttttgtgttgttattAATCCTAATAAGTCATCGTAAATCGAGTATTAGAAAGTAGATGTCCACACTGTGAAGCGGCCCTAAGCACATCCGGTCACGTTGGCGACACCGTCGCACGCATTGACCAGCTCGTTGAACGCTTGCTCCGGTCCGCAGAAGTTCACCCGCGGCCTATCGTCCACGCACAGGAAGTACTTCTGGCAGTCGTTCGGGGCGCGGAAGAAGCGTACCGGCTGCACCAGACCCTGCGCCTGCGCCGGACACTTGAAGCCCAGGTACGCCTCCGCATCGCAGTCCTCCACCAGATCGGGCCAATCGCACTGATACGTGGCCGAATTGAAGGCTAGCCCGGTGGGGCAGTCAAGCACATAGGCGGTACCACCGGCACAGTTCTTAAACTGTCCACAGTTGGCCCGATCACCGACCTTGTAGTAGCCGAACTGATGCGGACAGTCCTCCGTAGGGATGGGGGGTTGCGTGCGCGTACGGCTACCACAGTCGACGTCGATCGGATACTGGCAGGGGTAGGTGAAGAGCGACACCTTGTCGTTGAACAGCAACCCGTCCGGGCAGAGCTGTCGCCGTGGCTCACCGTCCTGTTGTTGCAGAAGGAAAGCGTTACTGTGAAGTTCATAGTCCAAGACATGCTCGTCGGCATACTTACCACACACTCGATGTATGCGTCACACTGGTCGGGGACGGGATAGCGACCATTTTTCTCCGGACACGATTGACTCTGTGCTGTGAAGCGATGCGAAAGATAGTGATAGTAAAGATAAGACGTTTTAAGATTGCACAAAAAGCTCCTTTTTGGAGGCAATTCAATTTTTGACTATGTATGATGACTTGATCACGGGATCACGCAAATTGAAGCTGTTCCGTTTCCTGGTCGATTATAATTAACGTCTAATATTCCGTCCCACATTAAATCGGTGTTCAATGTCACTCCACGGGCGGCTGCATCGgagtttaaaattaacacaTTCTCCGTGACTAATGGCGACAAACCTCATGCAAATCATGCAAATGTCTGAAAGCCcaccaggaaaaaaaacaaacaggaaaGCTTCAAAATATTCGACCTTGAGCGGTATTTATATATGATGCCCCACCCCCCGTTGATGCTGTTGTTCACGGTGGAGATGCCTGCATATTCACATCCCTTCCATCATCCAACACATGTGGGGCTCATCTTCCCACGTCCAAGGTAAACCGGTATCGTTCAAAcaacgaaagattcatccCACCGCACGTCTTTGAAAACGCACGTCTCCAATGCCTCAACGTGGTGCATCACTTTGGTACGTCGTTAATAGTTGTATCAAAAATTTCCTAACCTTTGGAGAACGATCAACCACCACCGGGCGGCTAGAACGGAACGTGATTACGCTGAATGCAACGATCGCTCCCACAATTTTATCCCCCCTCTCCGGCACCTAACGGGAACGCGAACACTTTGCACACTTTCGCTTTTGATGGGAGCTTACATACAACGCAACGAAATGGCCTTGACACCGTTGGAAAAGTCACGAGTTTTCCccgtattcttttttttgcgataaAGAAATGCGCTAAATGTTGAGTAATTACCGTGATAGAACAGTGCCATCGTACAGAGCACGATCGCGGTAGCGATCTTTCCACGCGACAACATGGTTCTAAGCTTCGTCTAAGTATCGCGAATCACTTTACAGCAATGCACAAGCCACGCGTGTCTGTTACCGTTGAAGGATGAGCTTAAACTGTTCGCCTCCCAAAGGTGCGGCGCGGAGATGATCACGCGTTAGTGTCTGCTCTTCTccaggtggtggtggagctTGATCAGATCGTGTGCACGGGGGAGGGATGCCCAAGCTCATCAGCTATTCCGCGACATTTAGGTTTGTCGCCGTCTTTTAACAGAGGGCACAGATGGTGGGATACCGTTGGAGGGGATGATGATAAATGTTTTAAACGGGgtggtgattttttttcttcttctcaaaCGTCGACATACCGGATCAAGCACGTgcgttttcattcaaaatctCAGCAAACCGCTTTATGACGTCACGTTTTGTGGATGAAAACAAATTCGAACGGATTGTGGCGATAAGTTTGAGAGTGTTTTTGAAGCAGTTTTCGGGTGTGAAGTGAAATGAGAAAACGACCTTGAAAGCATGATTAATGAGAAATGTTTTAATCGGACATTGCTCTTGTCTTTTTCCCCCTTTGCGTTATATACTTGTGCCCACGATAAtcaaagaaattaaaattttactgatttttcaacattttaagcaaattttattaaaaaacaaaaattttaaCGATAGTTTAATGATTAAACTTAACaggaaatattaaaaaactgTAACGACAATTTCAAAGGCAGCATGCTGTCAGTATTCATCTTGGTTTTCCACTGCCTCATTCACACCATGCTGTAAGCACCTTGTGCATGGTACAGTCTTTATCGTGCTGTCAGTTCTGTACCAAGCACACAGTGAATGCCACAAAAAATAACACTACATTTTCtaaggaaaattgaaaatctAAAAAATTGGCAATCAAATAACTGAAAAATACATAGTCCACCAATCTGATAcatcttaaaaaaaattttaatcttaaaactaaaattttgtCTCACCAACACGCACAGCACTGTTGCGTTCCATCCGTTCATCACTGTATGTTTGGCAGCGTAGCGCGTTTGACGTTTGCTTACGCTAtttgtgtgcagcagcagcagcagcagctccgtccctgtttgtttgttgtgtttttgtggcttttttctacaaaaaaaaacttctcctCGGTGCCGTATTACTGGAACCAATTGTGCAATAAGCAAGTGGCAAGCGGGCGGTACACTCTTCGTCGGCGGAAAATCAACAGCAATGTGCTGATGGTGAAGGCAACAGTGGTTCAAAAATACAAAGCGCACACGGCTGTACGAAGAGGAGGAGCACTGTCCCAGTCCCCCGATGCTTCAGGAGGGAAcgacgccaccaccaccgctgcaAGTGGGGATGAACCTCGCTAATGGGCCGGCTGCAACGGCGGAGCGGCAGCTTTGCCGGCTGTGCTTGGGACGGGACGGCGAGCTGGTGGACATTTTCGCGGCACAGCAGCAGACGCCACACAGCGGAGAGTCACTGGCCGGGCGGATACAGGGCTGTCTGCAGCTGGATGTATGTGATTCGTTACTGTTTGGGAAGTGCGTGTGAGATTcatccctgtttttttttttgtttgcattttgtaGGTCACACAGCACGATACGCTGCCGAGATGGATCTGCAAGCCGTGTCGGGAGAAGGTGGACGACTTTGCCGCCTTCCGGGAGCGCTGCAAGCAAAACGAACGGAAGCTACTGCTCGGAGAGGAAGACATACTGCACACGAAAGATGGTCCGGCAGTGGGACCGACTGGCGAGCaaacggaggaggaggaggaggaggaggacgacgatgaGGATGAGGAGATGGAAATGATTGTAATTGATCCATCGCGGGACTA
This sequence is a window from Anopheles merus strain MAF chromosome 3R, AmerM5.1, whole genome shotgun sequence. Protein-coding genes within it:
- the LOC121596567 gene encoding beta-1,4-glucuronyltransferase 1-like, with the translated sequence MIARRSAVLRTVLLLVILSFVVFYILGYYYQPSGGNRNYARSQHLLEGASHEALLRRLKTILNCNTPSNGFQLETHGDHYLLRNFYAPERIVHCYETITYTTHADYTFLDNVVPLLERWLAPVSIALYAPAVDLDRSVVLIQYLLECHEQRALVRDFVSFHLYFEFEHLPTRPVSYYRELLSVPLVDCTNATNAWNSLLRNDKTSIPTFRAANNLTYPVNVGRNIARSAAGTHFVLASDIELYPNPNFISMFLRMIAHPFYQYTLHSPSVYVLPVFEVAEDVPVPVDKAHLLEDLQSGDAIKFHEKICSNCHTVPGFVEWLAVVKEDYTMDIHVTAWREGAYATWEPIYVGTKHEPEYDERLSWEGKADKMAQGFIMCILGYDFHVLDNGFLVHRPGIKTIAQANRPHQQAKQRTFIQETIAREISTLYGDREGCML
- the LOC121596568 gene encoding protein obstructor-E-like; this translates as MLSRGKIATAIVLCTMALFYHAQSQSCPEKNGRYPVPDQCDAYIECVDGEPRRQLCPDGLLFNDKVSLFTYPCQYPIDVDCGSRTRTQPPIPTEDCPHQFGYYKVGDRANCGQFKNCAGGTAYVLDCPTGLAFNSATYQCDWPDLVEDCDAEAYLGFKCPAQAQGLVQPVRFFRAPNDCQKYFLCVDDRPRVNFCGPEQAFNELVNACDGVANVTGCA